The following proteins come from a genomic window of Synechococcus sp. BIOS-E4-1:
- a CDS encoding Nif11-like leader peptide family natural product precursor encodes MFTSHSKQYDFSSGIEQRFSSRHATIFSTLPWNKNTADNDQSFHSDKHLIFIEQLTAFLAKAKGNTTLQEKPNSAQSPEEVVSITKDSGHKRTAYKLNKLNSGELEHISGGDKQRNTFHPQAWLDS; translated from the coding sequence GTGTTCACTTCACATTCGAAGCAATACGATTTCAGCAGTGGAATTGAACAAAGATTTTCCAGTCGACATGCGACCATATTTAGCACCCTGCCCTGGAATAAGAATACCGCTGACAATGACCAGAGTTTCCATAGTGACAAGCATCTGATATTCATTGAACAACTGACTGCTTTCCTCGCCAAGGCGAAGGGCAATACAACCCTTCAGGAGAAGCCCAATTCAGCCCAATCACCTGAGGAAGTGGTATCGATCACCAAAGACAGTGGCCACAAGCGCACTGCTTACAAGCTCAATAAACTCAATAGCGGGGAGCTTGAGCACATTTCCGGGGGTGACAAGCAGAGAAACACATTCCATCCACAGGCGTGGCTTGATTCATAG
- a CDS encoding RNA methyltransferase has protein sequence MNQVSGSGVDPITSRRNPLVRRLRSLATSSGRQQDGHLLLEGTHQLQELLSLSRRLTKPVKVIATPAWLDSHTDLMDRLADHIELQPMADEALRAALSTVNPDGVACLWPIDQLPLSAEAPSFVLALDRVQDPGNVGTLLRTALAADVEEVWLAAGADPLAPKVVRSAVGAVLRLPLRRLGPTDGAGVEQLAEQLLAARDRGLQVVAALVPDSVVGMPVIPYWELDWCHPTVLVLGNEAAGLHPALQACCSHGVTLPHSSQVESLNVASAAVPLLLERRRATMTASMQLSG, from the coding sequence GTGAATCAGGTTTCGGGATCCGGTGTTGATCCGATCACCAGTCGCCGCAATCCTCTTGTTCGGCGTCTCCGCTCTCTGGCGACGTCCTCAGGGCGCCAGCAGGATGGTCATCTTCTGCTTGAGGGCACCCATCAGCTGCAGGAGCTGTTGTCTCTCTCGAGAAGGCTTACAAAGCCCGTCAAGGTGATCGCAACGCCGGCATGGCTGGACTCACATACAGATCTGATGGATCGGCTGGCGGATCACATCGAGCTGCAGCCGATGGCCGATGAAGCACTCCGGGCAGCCCTCTCCACCGTTAACCCCGATGGGGTGGCCTGCCTCTGGCCGATCGACCAGTTGCCGCTGTCTGCTGAAGCTCCATCGTTTGTTTTGGCGCTTGATCGCGTGCAGGATCCAGGCAATGTGGGCACCTTGCTGCGCACGGCACTGGCAGCCGACGTGGAGGAGGTCTGGCTTGCTGCGGGAGCTGACCCCTTGGCTCCGAAGGTGGTGCGTTCCGCCGTTGGAGCAGTGCTGCGACTGCCGCTCAGACGGTTGGGACCAACCGATGGAGCTGGAGTGGAACAGTTGGCCGAGCAGCTCCTTGCAGCCCGGGATCGTGGCCTTCAGGTGGTGGCGGCTCTGGTTCCGGATTCCGTGGTGGGGATGCCGGTGATTCCTTACTGGGAGCTGGACTGGTGCCATCCCACCGTGTTGGTGCTCGGCAATGAGGCCGCAGGTCTTCATCCAGCGCTGCAGGCCTGCTGCAGCCATGGGGTCACGCTTCCCCACAGCAGTCAGGTTGAGTCTCTCAATGTCGCCTCAGCAGCTGTTCCTCTCCTTTTGGAACGCCGACGGGCGACAATGACGGCCTCCATGCAGCTGTCCGGGTGA
- a CDS encoding TIGR02466 family protein codes for MRLELKCFEDQEICAETCFKTPPILKIQLAPEQQQLTELQDCFLELYDQCKQKNQNQSGAYTGDVNYNSDWFQNKKLSWLNRSVEKYIKKYVEDYFLCGSDLKLLYQKAWPVVMENGHSIMAHKHNNAHLSAVFYVHCPNECKGGDILFSNECNWFPSMSPGIQSKKLFTVGIRPKTKLLLIFPSSFTHAVTRYESKDPRYSISYDIFITASKRLKNNLHENIASDPSNWREFQG; via the coding sequence ATGCGACTAGAACTTAAGTGTTTTGAAGATCAAGAGATCTGTGCTGAAACGTGCTTCAAAACTCCACCCATTTTGAAAATTCAGTTGGCACCTGAACAGCAGCAACTAACAGAGTTGCAGGATTGCTTTTTAGAGCTATATGATCAATGTAAGCAGAAGAATCAAAACCAGTCTGGCGCATATACAGGTGATGTAAATTACAATTCAGACTGGTTTCAGAATAAAAAATTAAGCTGGCTGAATCGATCAGTTGAAAAATACATCAAAAAATATGTTGAAGATTATTTTTTGTGTGGATCAGACCTGAAATTATTGTACCAAAAGGCTTGGCCAGTCGTCATGGAAAATGGACATTCGATTATGGCGCATAAACACAATAATGCCCATCTATCAGCAGTTTTTTATGTGCACTGCCCAAACGAATGTAAAGGCGGAGATATATTATTTTCAAACGAGTGTAATTGGTTCCCTTCAATGAGCCCTGGAATACAGTCCAAAAAATTATTCACAGTTGGGATTCGTCCGAAGACAAAATTGCTTCTTATCTTCCCATCATCATTCACTCACGCGGTAACAAGATACGAGTCAAAGGATCCACGATATTCAATCTCGTATGACATTTTCATAACCGCCTCGAAAAGATTGAAAAACAATCTTCACGAGAATATTGCTTCAGATCCCAGCAATTGGAGGGAGTTTCAAGGGTAA
- a CDS encoding Nif11-like leader peptide family RiPP precursor: protein MSKAEDLLNAIATNPELRAAITTTTTAEEAVKIAADAGIENSQEDLVTAFKSRMTELSEEELQAVAGGKGGSCVVKAGGKDLTVNVTAFLF, encoded by the coding sequence ATGTCCAAGGCTGAAGATCTCTTGAATGCTATTGCGACTAATCCTGAACTAAGGGCTGCCATTACAACAACCACTACCGCCGAGGAGGCCGTAAAAATCGCTGCAGACGCAGGCATAGAAAACAGTCAAGAAGATCTTGTAACAGCATTCAAATCAAGGATGACTGAGCTGTCTGAGGAAGAACTTCAAGCAGTAGCAGGAGGAAAGGGTGGTTCATGTGTGGTTAAGGCAGGCGGCAAAGATCTCACTGTAAATGTAACAGCTTTCTTGTTCTGA
- a CDS encoding NAD(P)/FAD-dependent oxidoreductase — MGHIATGFLVMEHVFDILIVGGGISGTLIAEQLITKYPCKSLALLNRERQLGGRILTYESKYGYQLELGAMRIPEANRLTLALCHRLGLELDPFIGGISPCNTYLFNQSALIHTNKLYTDIISQSLTRFCSTGNDNLTSIQALYQKMFSKLSSLGVIFSKLSFKEWVEIVIDSQDQALFWDLLGYDYLKIPDVSALSCLLHSSNHDEYHSSFYHIKGGMQRLVSTLLTNFLARAGNLLNSDTIEKIEYSDSTYVLSTNLGQTYKSKTLILAIPPVALLEIHKRKPFLNSKQLVCIEAIGHYSSVKTYALLPFLEGLNTQQTSSGFFRTNLSIRQGHWQPCQKPEIDRSLMILAEYRNQSLNHSKNAELSSEVEWARISSDLNMMTKSVIPQPRELVRYDWAQHQSGIAAHYWRKAYNPNSVLQSLNPPNTSCWLVGEAFSCQHGWIEGAIASVNNVVELIN, encoded by the coding sequence TTGGGACACATTGCGACGGGCTTCCTTGTAATGGAACATGTCTTTGATATTTTAATTGTCGGAGGTGGTATATCCGGAACCTTAATAGCAGAACAACTTATAACTAAATATCCTTGTAAATCACTCGCTTTATTAAATCGTGAACGTCAGTTAGGAGGTCGAATTCTTACCTATGAGAGCAAATATGGCTATCAATTAGAACTTGGTGCCATGCGTATTCCCGAAGCTAATCGTCTGACGCTGGCTTTATGTCATCGACTAGGACTTGAACTTGACCCTTTTATCGGTGGTATCTCCCCCTGCAACACTTACTTGTTCAATCAATCTGCTCTGATTCATACAAACAAATTATATACAGATATTATTTCCCAATCGTTAACAAGGTTTTGCAGTACGGGAAATGACAATCTGACCTCGATTCAGGCTCTTTATCAAAAAATGTTCTCTAAGCTTTCGTCTTTGGGAGTCATTTTTTCAAAGCTTAGTTTTAAAGAATGGGTTGAAATCGTTATTGATTCACAAGATCAAGCTCTTTTTTGGGATTTGCTGGGATATGACTATCTCAAAATTCCTGATGTTAGTGCATTGTCTTGTCTTCTCCATTCGTCGAATCATGATGAATACCACTCATCTTTTTATCATATTAAAGGTGGTATGCAGAGATTGGTCTCAACTCTGTTGACTAACTTTTTGGCGCGAGCAGGCAATCTGCTCAATTCTGATACAATTGAAAAGATTGAGTACTCTGATTCGACTTATGTGTTATCGACTAATCTTGGCCAGACATATAAATCTAAAACCTTAATTCTCGCGATCCCCCCTGTTGCACTATTAGAAATTCATAAACGGAAGCCATTTCTTAACAGTAAACAATTAGTATGCATTGAAGCTATTGGTCATTATAGTTCAGTCAAAACATATGCACTGCTTCCGTTTCTAGAAGGCCTTAATACCCAACAGACTTCCTCTGGTTTCTTTCGCACTAACCTCTCGATCAGGCAGGGTCATTGGCAGCCTTGTCAAAAGCCAGAAATTGATCGTTCATTGATGATTCTTGCTGAGTATCGTAATCAATCACTGAATCATTCAAAGAACGCTGAATTGTCATCCGAGGTTGAATGGGCTCGAATATCTTCTGATCTCAACATGATGACCAAAAGTGTAATTCCTCAACCTCGGGAATTGGTTCGATATGACTGGGCCCAGCATCAATCTGGGATTGCAGCACATTACTGGCGTAAAGCGTACAATCCTAATAGTGTGCTTCAATCACTTAATCCGCCCAACACATCATGTTGGTTGGTTGGTGAAGCGTTTTCCTGCCAGCATGGATGGATAGAGGGGGCCATAGCTTCGGTTAATAATGTTGTTGAGTTGATCAACTAG
- a CDS encoding thiamine pyrophosphate-dependent enzyme: MSSLSTSELLARCMSTIGCRRVYTLPADLSLPLLGAIEELGIEIVSVANEEGMVVAADIEAHLTGFSLLIATDGYSVSKLINGLIAARLRYSPLLVVVISQDLALENRSLLNCHPQPSRLGVMMHSIGLDCISAHHLSSDQSFFQAFTSPQRSQQPVVLNFTRSDLLNFRWDAETALGEIVPLSASSAAESANQKLDELLINCSDLILIFGNGINRHRSRLRGHTLKDSIEQNYLLLPSAKGCLDEDDPRCIGVFQGDYSNNDILSVFYSTSTFLLVEVEDHEFPASFWQPYAKSIYRGLRDELIQKQKKVVLISESGGLVLEKETLRPVDWLSKLFQRSTIDKLEKIPVLSLNSNCPNDSNRYDQLVNLLNRQKKPMVLVADVGIGCLPLFNWIARGEDIFLSNHVWANMGFSFSAGLAAAKIFPKQDLWIVCGDGSAVMAMQDMLMFVRESIPVKIIILDNHGYLTENLKTTGSFNRGFDIDWCLYAKSIGFGYTATVKIAESLNNVFQHFAETDTSQALLSIEISPQSVPQQLKNLMTWDTLRRASL, encoded by the coding sequence ATGAGTTCGCTAAGTACAAGTGAGTTGCTCGCACGATGTATGTCGACGATCGGCTGTCGTCGCGTGTATACACTTCCCGCTGATTTGTCATTACCTCTACTTGGTGCCATTGAAGAATTAGGCATTGAAATTGTGAGCGTAGCTAATGAGGAGGGAATGGTCGTTGCTGCAGATATCGAAGCACACCTTACCGGGTTTTCTCTTTTAATTGCCACCGATGGATATTCAGTTTCAAAATTGATCAACGGTCTGATCGCAGCTCGTTTGCGTTATAGCCCGCTTCTTGTTGTTGTCATAAGCCAGGATCTGGCTCTAGAAAACAGATCATTGTTGAATTGTCACCCACAACCTTCACGTTTGGGTGTCATGATGCATAGCATCGGCTTGGACTGTATCTCAGCACATCATCTTTCAAGCGATCAATCATTTTTTCAAGCTTTTACGTCTCCTCAACGCTCTCAACAACCCGTTGTCCTTAACTTTACAAGAAGTGACCTGCTCAATTTCCGCTGGGATGCAGAAACAGCGCTTGGAGAAATTGTTCCGTTATCTGCTTCTTCAGCTGCTGAATCTGCTAATCAGAAACTTGATGAACTTTTAATTAATTGCTCAGATTTGATCCTGATCTTCGGAAATGGGATTAATCGGCATCGATCACGTTTAAGAGGCCATACTCTGAAAGACTCGATTGAACAAAATTATCTTTTACTTCCTAGCGCTAAAGGTTGTCTTGATGAGGACGACCCTCGATGTATTGGCGTTTTTCAAGGTGATTATAGTAATAATGATATTTTGTCAGTATTTTATAGTACTTCAACCTTTTTGTTGGTTGAGGTTGAAGACCATGAGTTTCCGGCCTCATTTTGGCAACCATATGCCAAATCGATCTATCGTGGACTCCGAGATGAGTTAATCCAAAAGCAAAAAAAAGTTGTTCTAATAAGTGAATCCGGGGGGCTTGTATTGGAGAAAGAGACTTTGCGTCCAGTAGATTGGCTATCCAAACTATTTCAACGTTCTACGATCGATAAGCTTGAAAAAATACCTGTATTATCTTTAAATAGTAATTGTCCCAATGATTCTAACCGATATGACCAGCTTGTTAATCTTTTGAATCGCCAAAAAAAACCAATGGTGTTGGTCGCTGATGTTGGTATTGGTTGCCTCCCTTTGTTTAATTGGATCGCAAGAGGCGAAGATATTTTTCTCTCCAATCATGTATGGGCCAATATGGGATTTTCCTTCTCAGCGGGACTTGCAGCAGCAAAAATATTTCCAAAGCAGGATCTTTGGATCGTCTGCGGTGATGGTTCAGCGGTTATGGCTATGCAAGATATGCTTATGTTTGTTCGCGAATCAATACCAGTTAAGATTATTATTCTAGATAATCACGGATATTTAACAGAGAACTTAAAGACTACTGGTAGCTTCAATCGCGGCTTTGATATCGATTGGTGCTTGTATGCAAAGTCGATTGGTTTTGGCTACACAGCGACAGTCAAAATCGCAGAATCATTGAACAATGTGTTTCAACATTTTGCTGAGACGGACACCTCTCAGGCTCTTCTATCGATTGAAATTTCCCCTCAATCTGTCCCACAACAACTCAAAAATTTGATGACTTGGGACACATTGCGACGGGCTTCCTTGTAA
- the lpdA gene encoding dihydrolipoyl dehydrogenase: protein MSDASFDFDVIVIGAGYGGFDAAKHAADHGLKVAIIESRDMGGTCVNRGCVPSKALLAASGRVRELADAQHLSSFGIHAAPVRFERQKIADHANELVATIRSNLTKTLERAGVTIIRGQGRLEAPQRVGVREISGVDRTLSARDVILATGSDPFVPPGIETDGRSVFTSDEAVNLEWLPRWIAIIGSGYIGLEFADVYTALGCEVTMIEALDRVMPTFDPDIAKLAARKLIDGRDIDARSGVLAKSIKPGSPALIELVDMQTREPVETLEVDAVLVATGRVPSSKGLNLEALGIETNRGFVPIDDGMRVLAGGQPVPHLWAVGDVTGKLMLAHTAAAQGTVAVDNILGHTREIDYRSIPAATFTHPEISSVGLSEADAKQQSADQGFELGVVRSYFKANSKALAELESDGLMKLLFNKVTGEVLGAHIYGLHAADLIQEVSNAVARRQSVRQLATEVHTHPTLSEVVEVAYKQAAASLAAAA from the coding sequence GTGAGCGACGCCAGTTTCGACTTCGATGTAATCGTGATCGGTGCCGGTTATGGCGGTTTCGATGCTGCCAAACATGCCGCCGATCACGGACTGAAGGTGGCGATCATCGAATCCCGTGATATGGGCGGCACCTGCGTCAATCGCGGTTGTGTGCCCTCTAAAGCGCTCCTGGCCGCCTCAGGTCGGGTACGAGAGCTGGCTGACGCGCAGCACCTTTCCAGCTTTGGCATCCACGCGGCACCCGTGCGTTTCGAGCGGCAGAAGATCGCAGACCATGCCAATGAACTGGTGGCCACGATCCGCAGCAACCTCACCAAGACGCTGGAGAGAGCTGGTGTCACGATCATTCGAGGACAGGGGCGTCTGGAGGCTCCACAGCGGGTCGGAGTCCGTGAGATCAGTGGTGTCGACAGGACTCTCTCGGCTCGTGATGTCATCCTGGCAACAGGTTCCGATCCCTTCGTCCCGCCAGGTATCGAGACGGATGGACGCAGTGTGTTCACCAGTGATGAGGCCGTGAACCTGGAATGGCTTCCTCGCTGGATCGCCATCATTGGCAGTGGTTACATCGGCCTGGAGTTCGCCGACGTCTACACCGCGCTCGGATGCGAGGTGACCATGATCGAGGCCCTGGACCGGGTGATGCCCACCTTCGATCCAGACATCGCCAAGCTTGCTGCGCGCAAGCTGATTGATGGCCGCGACATCGACGCCCGTTCAGGCGTGCTGGCCAAGTCGATCAAGCCCGGTTCCCCCGCTCTGATCGAGCTGGTCGATATGCAGACCCGTGAACCCGTTGAGACTCTGGAGGTCGATGCTGTGCTGGTGGCGACCGGCAGGGTGCCCAGCAGCAAAGGACTCAATCTGGAGGCACTGGGTATTGAAACCAACCGGGGATTTGTGCCCATCGACGATGGCATGCGTGTTCTGGCCGGTGGTCAGCCCGTACCTCATCTCTGGGCCGTGGGGGATGTGACCGGCAAGCTGATGCTGGCCCATACCGCCGCTGCTCAGGGCACGGTTGCTGTGGACAACATCCTCGGCCACACCCGTGAGATCGACTACCGCAGTATCCCTGCAGCCACCTTCACGCACCCCGAAATTAGCTCTGTGGGGCTGAGCGAAGCCGATGCCAAGCAGCAGTCAGCTGATCAGGGCTTCGAGCTCGGGGTGGTGCGCAGCTACTTCAAGGCCAATTCCAAGGCTCTGGCCGAACTGGAAAGTGACGGCCTGATGAAATTGCTCTTCAACAAGGTCACGGGTGAGGTTCTTGGTGCCCACATCTATGGATTGCACGCCGCCGACCTCATTCAGGAGGTCTCCAATGCGGTGGCCCGTCGTCAGAGCGTGCGCCAGCTGGCCACCGAAGTGCATACCCATCCCACCCTCAGCGAAGTGGTTGAAGTGGCCTACAAGCAGGCTGCAGCTTCCCTTGCCGCCGCTGCCTGA
- the sodX gene encoding nickel-type superoxide dismutase maturation protease, whose translation MNNPIPAAGLKDLLLFFLGRRRLFQVEGDSMLPALQPKQRLLVKSLAKPDQPPSPGTVVVCHHPSDFNLVITKRVWHSTETWLELRGDNQDESTDSRHFGPVPLDRVIGVVTAVIPSTSRQIDNR comes from the coding sequence GTGAACAATCCGATTCCAGCAGCAGGTCTCAAGGACCTGCTGCTGTTTTTTTTGGGCAGGCGAAGACTGTTCCAGGTGGAAGGTGACTCGATGCTCCCCGCTCTTCAGCCCAAGCAACGGCTGCTGGTGAAGAGTCTGGCTAAACCCGACCAGCCACCCTCACCGGGCACTGTTGTGGTGTGTCATCACCCAAGCGATTTCAATCTGGTGATCACGAAGCGCGTCTGGCACTCAACAGAAACCTGGCTTGAGCTCAGGGGCGACAACCAGGATGAGAGCACAGACAGCCGTCACTTCGGACCGGTTCCATTGGACCGCGTGATCGGAGTGGTGACCGCGGTTATTCCTTCAACAAGTCGGCAGATCGACAACCGCTGA
- a CDS encoding phasin family protein, whose protein sequence is METANPLQQLLLRGLGTTTLVADRLRYVTQEWVSSGRLDATHASALVDDVLKALRGETPELEQQMGRNLERNRDNLLQDLGLASQKELDELRGRIDRLEQQLRQRDRQE, encoded by the coding sequence ATGGAGACCGCCAACCCCCTTCAGCAGCTGCTGCTCCGTGGTCTCGGAACCACCACCCTGGTGGCTGACCGTCTTCGCTATGTAACCCAGGAATGGGTCAGCAGTGGACGCCTGGATGCGACTCATGCCTCCGCACTCGTGGATGACGTGCTGAAGGCTCTGCGCGGAGAAACACCGGAGCTTGAGCAGCAAATGGGGCGCAACCTCGAACGCAATCGCGACAACTTGCTTCAGGATCTGGGGCTCGCCAGCCAGAAGGAGCTGGATGAACTGCGCGGTCGGATCGATCGACTCGAGCAACAGCTGCGCCAACGCGATCGTCAGGAGTAA
- the sodN gene encoding superoxide dismutase, Ni: MLRSALTAIVRALPAEATQAHCDGPCGVYDPASARVAAEAVLSMTKKLKAIEAPAAGDAAALATYNNTFSRYVAIKEEEATKAKKELMILWTDYYKPDHLATFPDLHDTFWKAAKLCSACKVNIDQGKAEELMAAVEKIHGMFWTSKGRNDAWVTAS, translated from the coding sequence ATGCTCCGCTCGGCACTCACAGCCATTGTTCGCGCACTACCTGCTGAAGCAACACAAGCCCACTGCGACGGTCCTTGTGGGGTCTATGACCCGGCTTCAGCTCGCGTAGCTGCGGAAGCTGTTCTCTCAATGACCAAGAAGCTCAAGGCCATTGAGGCACCTGCAGCAGGCGACGCTGCAGCTCTGGCGACCTACAACAACACGTTTTCTCGCTACGTCGCGATCAAGGAAGAGGAGGCCACCAAGGCCAAAAAGGAGCTGATGATCCTCTGGACGGATTACTACAAGCCCGATCACCTCGCCACCTTCCCCGATCTGCACGACACCTTCTGGAAAGCAGCCAAACTCTGCAGTGCCTGCAAGGTCAACATCGATCAGGGCAAGGCGGAAGAGCTGATGGCTGCCGTTGAAAAAATCCATGGCATGTTCTGGACGTCCAAGGGTCGCAACGACGCCTGGGTCACCGCATCCTGA
- a CDS encoding aspartyl/asparaginyl beta-hydroxylase domain-containing protein, with product MIRSNNTVSLGSGWVDPSSWDFVDEVQSQLSIVRNELWAMTQSHQMTAQTLGFGPRNWISKELNLPEISNCVENWIRDGGFHSEQIGYDSRKSGEWQTLPLFKSDLPQTEALASRYLPNTLQMLNHIPNLQFSAIFKQPPDAEIAVHKHSQNRRIFHFLLNSLDGGQAWIEVGNERRQLSQQGDCLAFDVRTPHGSGNNSTTDRINLVLDIAMSME from the coding sequence ATGATTCGGTCTAACAATACTGTTTCATTAGGCAGTGGGTGGGTTGATCCCTCTTCATGGGATTTTGTTGATGAAGTTCAAAGCCAGTTGTCTATAGTTCGAAACGAATTATGGGCAATGACACAGTCTCATCAAATGACAGCACAAACACTTGGTTTCGGTCCTAGAAACTGGATTTCAAAAGAACTTAATTTACCTGAAATTTCTAATTGCGTTGAGAATTGGATTCGTGATGGTGGTTTCCATAGTGAACAAATAGGATACGATTCTCGAAAATCTGGAGAGTGGCAGACTCTTCCGCTGTTTAAGTCAGATTTACCTCAAACAGAAGCTCTCGCTTCTCGCTATTTACCAAACACTCTACAAATGCTTAACCATATTCCTAACCTTCAATTTTCAGCAATTTTTAAACAGCCGCCTGACGCAGAGATTGCAGTTCATAAGCATTCACAAAATCGTAGGATATTTCATTTCCTTTTGAATTCTCTGGATGGAGGCCAAGCCTGGATTGAGGTTGGCAATGAGCGGCGTCAACTGAGTCAGCAAGGTGATTGCCTCGCGTTCGATGTTCGTACTCCTCATGGTTCAGGAAATAATAGTACGACCGATAGAATTAATCTGGTGCTTGATATCGCGATGTCAATGGAGTGA
- a CDS encoding Nif11-like leader peptide family RiPP precursor has product MPAINDLIASLQNDTKLQQALMNATDPSVAEKIANDAGFQVSAQEILDAYQANLSELTEEELQACTGGKLNLNTPVAPHSTPTQPTSPVQEPPFIPE; this is encoded by the coding sequence ATGCCTGCAATTAATGATCTTATTGCTTCACTTCAGAATGATACAAAGCTGCAGCAGGCTTTAATGAACGCCACTGATCCTTCGGTAGCTGAGAAAATCGCTAATGATGCAGGGTTTCAAGTGAGTGCTCAGGAAATCCTCGACGCCTACCAAGCCAATCTAAGTGAGCTAACAGAAGAAGAATTACAGGCTTGCACAGGAGGCAAACTCAATTTGAATACACCTGTAGCGCCCCACTCAACACCGACACAGCCAACATCACCGGTTCAGGAACCACCCTTTATACCCGAATGA
- the trpC gene encoding indole-3-glycerol phosphate synthase TrpC produces MEFRRRPPNPKVQVAHLEYAIPHEESEPRNILEKIVWEKDREIETARQRMPLAKLKARVAELPKSRDFLATLRSAPVLPAVIAEVKKASPSKGVIREDFDPVAIARSYVAGGASCLSVLTDKTFFQGGFDVLVAVREAVDVPLLCKDFILSPHQLYQARAAGADAALLIAGILSDQDLSYLQKVAATIGLTVLVEVHDSQELQRVLTLGGFPLIGVNNRDLTSFETDLSTTEQLADQFEADLKAQGALLVSESGLFLRADLDRVQAAGAAAVLVGEALMRQQNVEQGLRSLISG; encoded by the coding sequence ATGGAGTTTCGTCGCCGTCCACCCAACCCCAAGGTTCAGGTGGCTCATCTCGAATATGCGATCCCTCACGAGGAAAGTGAGCCACGCAACATCCTGGAGAAGATTGTTTGGGAGAAAGACCGGGAAATTGAAACAGCGCGTCAACGCATGCCGCTGGCCAAGCTGAAAGCCCGGGTTGCTGAGCTTCCGAAGTCAAGGGATTTTCTGGCGACGTTGCGATCGGCTCCGGTCTTGCCGGCTGTCATCGCTGAGGTCAAAAAGGCCAGTCCCAGCAAAGGTGTGATTCGTGAGGATTTCGATCCCGTTGCGATCGCACGTTCCTATGTGGCTGGTGGTGCCAGCTGCCTGTCCGTGCTAACGGACAAGACTTTTTTTCAGGGCGGTTTTGATGTGCTTGTCGCCGTCCGCGAAGCAGTGGATGTGCCGCTGCTCTGTAAAGACTTCATTCTCAGCCCGCATCAGCTCTATCAGGCGCGTGCCGCTGGCGCTGATGCCGCGTTGTTGATCGCCGGCATCCTCTCGGATCAGGATCTGTCCTATTTGCAGAAAGTGGCCGCGACGATTGGACTCACGGTGCTGGTGGAAGTGCACGACTCGCAAGAATTGCAGCGTGTTCTTACTCTTGGTGGTTTCCCGTTGATTGGAGTCAACAACAGGGATCTCACCAGTTTTGAGACCGATCTCTCCACCACAGAGCAACTGGCCGATCAGTTTGAAGCCGACTTGAAGGCCCAGGGAGCGTTGCTGGTGAGTGAGTCGGGTCTGTTTCTGCGTGCAGATCTCGATCGTGTGCAGGCCGCAGGTGCTGCCGCGGTGTTGGTGGGAGAAGCCCTGATGCGTCAGCAGAACGTTGAACAGGGGCTTCGCAGCTTGATCTCAGGCTGA
- a CDS encoding FKBP-type peptidyl-prolyl cis-trans isomerase: MRDILISSAVCVGCLIVALISQIVAPSTVIAAAPAAQPAIVQTAGLSSASSPMELDPDETNPTLFAMAPETNQADASALGGAMSADKSQILANGLRITDLEVGTGPEAVAGQTVVVHYRGTLENGKQFDASYDRGKPFTFPLGRGQVIKGWDEGVQGMKVGGKRKLVIPPELGYGTRGAGGVIPPNATLIFEVELLDIKS; the protein is encoded by the coding sequence GTGCGCGACATTCTGATCAGTTCTGCCGTCTGCGTGGGATGCCTGATCGTGGCTCTCATCAGTCAGATCGTGGCTCCATCCACCGTGATCGCCGCAGCTCCGGCAGCGCAACCCGCCATCGTTCAGACCGCTGGTCTGAGCAGCGCATCCAGTCCGATGGAACTGGATCCCGATGAGACCAATCCAACCCTTTTCGCCATGGCTCCTGAGACCAACCAAGCCGACGCCTCGGCACTGGGAGGCGCCATGAGCGCCGACAAATCACAGATCCTTGCCAACGGCTTGCGCATCACCGACCTGGAAGTCGGCACCGGCCCTGAAGCCGTCGCAGGGCAGACCGTGGTGGTCCATTACCGAGGAACGCTGGAGAACGGCAAACAGTTTGACGCCAGCTATGACCGCGGCAAGCCCTTCACCTTCCCGCTCGGACGTGGGCAAGTGATCAAAGGATGGGATGAAGGCGTCCAGGGCATGAAGGTGGGCGGCAAGCGCAAGCTGGTGATCCCTCCTGAGCTCGGCTACGGCACCCGCGGAGCCGGCGGTGTCATTCCACCGAACGCAACGCTGATTTTCGAAGTGGAGCTGCTCGACATCAAGTCCTGA